A genomic region of Arachis hypogaea cultivar Tifrunner chromosome 5, arahy.Tifrunner.gnm2.J5K5, whole genome shotgun sequence contains the following coding sequences:
- the LOC112803406 gene encoding uncharacterized protein has protein sequence MQELRHRVQNLERQLADRERDGWSTDPSYTLSPGGEEEESSHRSHSRRISASRTETEESPIPRRRNDTVIYSRGRQTRRTTRGRLDGEGKTERTRQPVIMGATPFHRSILEVRLPKHFDKPTDMRYDGTQDPLEHLTAFEARMNLEGVGDEVRCRAFPVTLAGPAIRWFNGLPQGSIYRFPDISRAFLAQFTTRIAKAKHPINLLGVTQRQGEPTRSLCLTNGLLNENFRKHLTTKPVWTMHEIQTVAKEYINDEEVSRVVAANKRQPGYGQARQSGGDGERTKEKAREEASNKAPRPFPRVGKFTNYTPLALPIVEVYQQIAEKGILPKPRPLKDRTGGNKNLYCDYHKGYGHQTQDCFDLKDALEQAIREGKLAAFSHLIREPRRRYRDQDEEGKTRSAKRRQEPEDRDHGLTVINVVTAKNAAPKSRSAHKKDAKILAISSQPVQNTKKPPSISFGPEDQWFSDAPENPPMVITARVGTGLVKRILVDTGADSNIMFRNVFDALGLKDADLTTHQHGVIGLGDHFIKPDGVISLPISVGQIRGRRSAMAEDRRWPNS, from the exons ATGCAGGAGCTACGCCACAGAGTCCAGAACCTTGAACGACAGCTAGCCGACCGGGAGAGGGATGGATGGTCTACCGATCCAAGCTACACCCTGTCTCCCGGGGGCGAGGAGGAAGAGAGCTCTCACCGAAGCCACTCACGGCGTATATCTGCATCCCGGACGGAAACAGAGGAATCACCTATTCCGAGAAGACGGAACGACACGGTCATCTACTCTCGCGGCAGACAAACTCGCCGAACGACAAGAGGTCGACTGGACGGAGAAGGGAAAACCGAGAGAACACGACAACCTGTGATAATGGGTGCCACGCCGTTCCACCGATCTATCCTCGAGGTCCGGTtgccgaaacacttcgacaaaccgacggacatgaggtatgacgGAACCCAAGACCCTCTAGAACATCTCACGGCCTTTGAGGCTAGAATGAACCTAGAGGGAGTAGGCGACGAGGTAAGGTGCCGCGCCTTCCCGGTAACCTTAGCAGGACCAGCGATCAGATGGTTTAATGGCCTCCCTCAAGGCTCCATTTACAGGTTCCCGGACATCAGCCGCGCCTTCCTGGCCCAATTCACAACACGAATAGCAAAAGCCAAGCATCCTATCAACCTTCTCGGGGTAACCCAGAGACAGGGAGAGCCGACCAGAAG TCTCTGCCTGACGAATGGCCTCCTCAACGAGAACTTTCGAAAACACCTTACCACGAAGCCGGTTTGGACAATGCATGAAATCCAAACGGTGGCGAAGGAGTATATCAACGACGAGGAGGTCAGCCGAGTAGTGGCAGCCAATAAGCGGCAGCCCGGTTACGGCCAGGCTCGGCAGTCCGGAGGAGACGGTGAAAGAACAAAGGAAAAGGCTAGAGAGGAGGCATCGAACAAGGCACCTAGGCCGTTCCCTCGAGTTGGGAAATTTACTAACTACACTCCACTCGCCCTTCCCATAGTGGAAGTTTACCAACAAATAGCTGAGAAGGGAATTCTTCCGAAACCCCGACCACTCAAGGACCGCACGGGTGGAAACAAGAACCTTTATTGTGATTACCATAAGGGATACGGCCATCAAACACAGGACTGTTTCGACCTGAAGGATGCATTAGAACAGGCgataagggaaggaaaactagcagCGTTCTCCCACCTCATCAGGGAGCCGAGAAGGCGTTATCGCGACCAGGACGAGGAAGGCAAGACACGCTCGGCCAAGCGGCGACAGGAGCCCGAAGATAGAGACCATGGCCTCACTGTGATAAACGTGGTAACGGCAAAAAACGCCGCACCAAAGTCCCGGTCGGCACACAAGAAGGACGCCAAGATTCTGGCGATCTCATCTCAACCAGTGCAAAACACCAAAAAACCTCCATCCATTTCTTTCGGCCCAGAAGACCAATGGTTCAGCGACGCCCCGGAAAACCCACCCATGGTCATAACGGCCAGGGTGGGAACCGGCCTTGTCAAACGGATCCTTGTCGACACTGGAGCTgattcaaacatcatgttccgcaacgtgttcGATGCACTGGGGTTAAAGGATGCCGACTTAACGACCCACCAGCACGGGGTCATCGGGttaggcgaccacttcatcaaaccAGACGGAGTTATTTCCCTACCGATCTCGGTAGGACAAATACGAGGCCGAAGATCGGCGATGGCCGAAGATCGGCGATGGCCGAATTCGTAA